The Miscanthus floridulus cultivar M001 chromosome 6, ASM1932011v1, whole genome shotgun sequence genomic interval tttatttaggaagtttttccatccaaggtcgtttgaaaaattcaaattttaaatttgagaaattcaaacatagttttgcatgataagatgatttcaaatcaaaaagttatcaactacatagtttcataacttttggagatctacaattttcatttaggaagtttttccatctgaggtcttttgaaaaaatcaaattttaaaaatttcaaattcaaacgtcgttttgcatgacaagataatttcaaatcaaaatgttgccaactacaaaatttcataacttctcaagatctacaaagtttattttggtcatttgttcatccgacattgtggtagtaacattgttcataaatcttatatatctctcttctatgaaactaatatgagatatagattttatgaacaacgttattgtcgctttgtcaaataaaaaatgaccaaaataaactttgtagatcttgagaagttatacaactttgtagttgaaaagtttttcatttgaattcatttagtgcctcaaaaattgctttgaaaaaataatttgccgagggcaaaaaaaatgcacacggcaaaatgcctctttgccgagtgccaaaacaaaggcactcggcaaagacgcattttgccgtctttgccgagtgccagaaaaaaggcgctcggcaaagacgcattttgccaagTGCCGAAAAATggtactcggcaaaatacatctttgctgagtgccaaaaaaaacactcggcaaagctatctttgtcgagtgtttttttttttttttttgccgagtgtattttatttggcactcggcaaagaccgtctttaccgagtgtccgataaaatacactcggcaaagtgccggtttccagtagtgccAGGTTCCTAGAATGGATGCTCTCCTTGACATCATGGCCACCTGCCGTACTCAAGGCTGCAGCAACCAGGTTATATATACACATATCCATCAAACAAAGAAAAAAAGATGAAGATGCTGATAATAATCAAAGTGCGCGCGCACGCAGATGTCGATCATGATCACATTGTACCAAAACCCCAGCTGATGAAACGCATATCGCATATGGGCTTACCTCATAATGCAAGTCACTTGATCCAGGGCCTGTCTGCTGGCCTCTCACCCTCTCATATCACCAACATAGTTTACCGATCTCGCTTTGTGCTAACAAGATCGCTTGCTTCCGGCTTTTCTCACGTCATTTTTTCATCTTTATATCACGTTGGGCCCCATGCATGCGCCACGCCATCCTCCAGCTTTATGCAAACCCTAGGTCATCACCAATAAAGGCTAATGCTCATAGTGGTTCTAGTACAAATAAAGTGATCCACGTAGATAGACTAGCTTTGTGTGTCTCCCCAAACCATTTGCTAGCCAGCGAGCTGCCTGCGAGCCCATCGTCCATCTCTCACCGCCACTTTCCTCTCGAACAAAGCAGGTAGCGCGGCTGGCCGCCGTGTCTGTCTGTGTGCACCATCGGCGGTTGGGTTGGGCTCCGTGTCCGTCCGTCTCTTTATCCCAGCCAGAACCAGAGAGCTTCCTCTCTGACAGAGCGCCGGCCTCTCTCTAGAAGATCGAATCACACTCTCGGCCAGTCTCGGTAGATGCGCAATGCGAGCGGCAGCAGCTGGTGTTCCCGTGTGGCGGTGCTGCAGCAAGTGCTTGGCCCGCAGGCTTCTCCTCATGGCTTCGGCTTCGGACTCCACCAGCAGCGGCTTGGTgacgcttcttcttcttcccccggCGGCATGGAACCAGCTGGTGCAGTGATACGGCCTCTCCTCTTCCGCGCCCTCGCGTCGCTCAACCTCCTTCTGCTCGTCGGctacctcctgctcctcctcctcgccaaGCTCTTCGCGCGCCTGCACCACAGGGCCACCGCCAAGGACCGGTCAAGGTAACTGGCTGCAGCACCTGCATGCACTACCACTTCACGCACAGATCTTTGACATGCGTGCTTGTGTCGTCGTGCTGACACTTTCTGTTGTTTGTATGTATGGCCGCGTATACAGTAGTTGGCATGACGGCCGCTGCGACCACCGCACCGAGGCCATGGCCACCGATGAAGCAGagtacgccgccgccgccgccgatgtcgTCGAAGGACAACAAGCGGACATGCTGTTCTGGTTCGACGAGGCCGTGTTCGAGGACAGCATCCTGCTGCTTGGCGACGAAGGAAAGGATCACCATCACCTGTACACCGCTACGGAAACTGCACGTTGCTTGCAGGTGGAGAGCAACTTTCCCGTGGAGGAATCTGCCCGCATCTCGCCACGCAACCAGAACCACCGAGTGGATGTCGAAGTCGAACCGACGCAGCACGTGCAGGAGGAGGCCAACGGCATCGCCGTCGACGTCCCGACGACGGTCCTGGAACCGGAACAGCGGACTGCTCCGGCTCCGGTCGTCGTACCACCGGAGAATGTCTCCATCGAAGGCAATCAATCTCCTAGATACACTCTGTCTCTGCTGCTTATTATTCTGATCTTTATTCGTTTCATCTTAATCTGACGCATTGTCTGTCACCGTCACCTTGTTTCAGGGAACAAGCAGCAGGAAAGCAACAGATCAGGAGAAGACGCTCGTCGCGATGCCGACGCCGACCGTGCCGAGCACGAAGAGGAGGGACCGCCGCAGGGGAAGAAGAGCTTTTCTGATGAAGGCCAATATGATGTAAAGCTGTTCGTCAACAACCGCGCGCTCGCCGACACCAGGAAGCTCCTGCTGGAGGGCGGCGTGgtggccggaggaggaggaggagcgaagGCGGCGCAGCTGCAGGACGAGAACGACGACAAGGCGGACAAGAACGGGGACAGCAGCCGGTTCGGCGCGTCGACGACGCTGACGAGCGAGTCCACGTCCAAGAGCTCGGTGGAGTGGCAGAGCTCGACGGTGACCAAGGACTCGGAGACGGAGTACCCTTTCTCCTCGTCGTCGCGCCGGAGCTCGGCGCGGTGGGAGTCGTACACGCTCTTCCGCAAGTACGACGAGGACATGGTCTACTTCCACCGCGTCGGCGCCCAAAAACTCACCGAAACAGGTACGAACTGTTTCTTTGTTTGTTTTTCCTATCAGAAATAAAAAGCTAGCAAAACTGATTTCATTTGCTCATATTTAAACAGTTCGTTCTAAAAATTGTCAAGGTATCATTACCACTCATTACCTAAGACTAGTTTTCCTGACAAAAAAAACTTAAATGACGCGCGATTCCTGTAATCTGCGACGCTTTGGTCGACATGTGGGCTTGATCAAGAACATTTTTTTTACACATTTCTTGATGCACGCACATAATCTAATCCTACTAACCTACTGTACTTGCTACCGCCAAAAGATGAAAAGAATCAGTGTTCGTGTTTACTTTAATTAGTCTATTGCATTTGAAGCATGTTTGATTGATTTTGCATGCGTTCGTTCCTGCAGAGTCGTTCAGATCCATCAAATACCAGCCGCGTTCCATGTCGGAGCGGATCGTGCACAAGCTGACGCCCAAGCCGAGCGCCCCAAAGCCCATCGGGCTGCGGGACCCGTACCCGGAGCTGGAGCGCGCGTTCGTGGCGCAGGTGTGCCTCACGTGGGAGGCCCTCCACTGGAACTACACCAGCTTCCGGCGGCACAACGGCAGCGACGGCAACATCGCGGCGCGGTGCTGCCCGGCGCGCGTGGCGCAGGAGTTCCAGCAGTTCCAGGTGCTGCTGCACCGCTTCATCGAGAACGAGCCCTACGAGTACGGGCGGCGGCCGGAGGTGTACGCGCGGATGAAGAACACCACGCCCAAGCTGCTCCTCGTCCCGGAGTTCAGAGGTTGGTTTGGACTGCTCTGCTCGTGCTCGCTCATCATCTGTAGCCATCTGCGTCCGCTATATATTCTGCTGGCGTACTCACTGATCGATCGGTGTGCGTGCATGCAGACAAGGATGACGAGAAGGATGATCTGATATCGGCAGTGCAGTTCGTGCTGATACTGGAGGAGTCCATCAGGACGTTCATGACGTTCCTCCGCGCCGATAAGAGGAGCCACTACGAGATGTTCAGAGAAATGGTGAAGAGGAGGGCGAGAGCAGTGGATCAGACTCTGGTCTTCACACTCAAGAAAGCCAACAAGAAAGTGAGTTGATCACGTGTTCTGTTGTGTGGTAACTTAGTATTCTTTACTGTACCAGTACCACGCAAATTCTAACCAATCTGTCCGTTCGTTCCGTATGAATGTGGTGGCCGGCGATTCTTCAGAAGAAGAGCCGGCTCAAGGACCTGACGCGGCCACGGCGGTGCCTGAAGAGGACGAGgctgagggaggaggaggagctgtccATCCTGCTGGGCCTGATCGACCTCAAGGTGGTGGCGCGGGTGCTGCGCATGCCGGAGGTCACCGACCAGCAGCTGCACTGGTGCGAGGGGATGATGAACAGGGTCCGGATCGATCTGGAGGGCAAGATGCAGAGGGACCCTACCCCTCTTTTCTACCCTGCACATTGACAGGgacctgctgctactgctgctgctgctctgctgcTGGACAACAGTCTTGTGTAATAATCTTCTAGTagctcttttcttcttttctttcttttttcgtATCTTCTTTTGTCCAAGATATGTAGTAGTGGGGGAGAAGAGAACCAAAGATAAAGTTGCATTGCATAGACATGAGAATATGCATGGCACTTAGCCTCATCTAGTAGTACTGTAAAAAGGGAT includes:
- the LOC136457836 gene encoding uncharacterized protein, coding for MRNASGSSWCSRVAVLQQVLGPQASPHGFGFGLHQQRLGDASSSSPGGMEPAGAVIRPLLFRALASLNLLLLVGYLLLLLLAKLFARLHHRATAKDRSSSWHDGRCDHRTEAMATDEAEYAAAAADVVEGQQADMLFWFDEAVFEDSILLLGDEGKDHHHLYTATETARCLQVESNFPVEESARISPRNQNHRVDVEVEPTQHVQEEANGIAVDVPTTVLEPEQRTAPAPVVVPPENVSIEGNKQQESNRSGEDARRDADADRAEHEEEGPPQGKKSFSDEGQYDVKLFVNNRALADTRKLLLEGGVVAGGGGGAKAAQLQDENDDKADKNGDSSRFGASTTLTSESTSKSSVEWQSSTVTKDSETEYPFSSSSRRSSARWESYTLFRKYDEDMVYFHRVGAQKLTETESFRSIKYQPRSMSERIVHKLTPKPSAPKPIGLRDPYPELERAFVAQVCLTWEALHWNYTSFRRHNGSDGNIAARCCPARVAQEFQQFQVLLHRFIENEPYEYGRRPEVYARMKNTTPKLLLVPEFRDKDDEKDDLISAVQFVLILEESIRTFMTFLRADKRSHYEMFREMVKRRARAVDQTLVFTLKKANKKKKSRLKDLTRPRRCLKRTRLREEEELSILLGLIDLKVVARVLRMPEVTDQQLHWCEGMMNRVRIDLEGKMQRDPTPLFYPAH